In one Musa acuminata AAA Group cultivar baxijiao chromosome BXJ2-5, Cavendish_Baxijiao_AAA, whole genome shotgun sequence genomic region, the following are encoded:
- the LOC135611783 gene encoding cyclin-D4-1-like: MVPSYDYASSALLCVEDNSCILGFDDGDGDNDEDEEHTRGCVSQQKRCDFYGDFPTGFPPQSDECLAFLVERESAHMPREDYAERLRSGSLDLSIRRDAIDWILKVHAHYNLGPLSAYLSVNYLDRFLSTYELPEGKAWMTQLLSVACLSLAAKMEETDVPLCLDLQVGEAKYVFEARTIRRMELLVLSTLKWRMQAVTPFSFIDFFLNKFSGGSVPTKAAICRSMELILSTIRGSDLLEFRPSETAAAITVLVLEQTQTMDVEKAVSGCIQVSKEQVLRCYQVIIDMELRRNRELKNDSISLKNDSPIGVLDAACLSYKSDERTAESHVTCHHSSASKRRKISRP, translated from the exons ATGGTTCCGAGCTATGACTATGCTTCCTCTGCCCTCCTCTGCGTTGAGGACAACAGTTGCATCCTGGGTTTTGATGACGGTGACGGTGATAACGACGAGGACGAGGAGCATACCCGTGGTTGTGTTTCTCAACAAAAAAGGTGCGATTTTTATGGGGATTTCCCCACGGGCTTTCCCCCCCAATCGGACGAGTGCTTGGCTTTCCTGGTCGAGAGGGAGTCCGCGCATATGCCGAGGGAGGACTATGCCGAGAGGCTGCGTTCCGGGTCATTAGACTTGTCCATTAGGAGAGATGCCATTGATTGGATATTGAAG GTCCATGCGCATTATAATTTGGGACCATTGAGTGCCTATTTATCTGTAAACTACTTGGATCGGTTCCTCTCTACCTATGAGCTTCCT GAAGGCAAGGCTTGGATGACACAACTATTATCTGTGGCATGCTTATCATTGGCTGCGAAGATGGAGGAAACCGATGTCCCTCTCTGCCTGGACTTGCAG GTGGGCGAGGCAAAATATGTATTTGAAGCTAGGACTATACGGAGAATGGAGCTTCTGGTTCTGAGCACACTTAAATGGAGGATGCAAGCTGTGACTCCATTCTCTTTTATCGACTTCTTCCTGAACAAATTCAGTGGTGGCAGTGTGCCAACTAAAGCGGCGATCTGTCGATCGATGGAGCTCATTTTGAGCACAATTAGAG GGAGTGATTTGCTAGAATTCAGGCCTTCCGAGACTGCTGCAGCCATTACAGTGTTGGTTTTGGAACAGACACAAACCATGGATGTTGAGAAAGCTGTGTCCGGTTGCATCCAAGTATCAAAG GAGCAAGTGTTGAGATGTTATCAAGTGATTATAGATATGGAATTGAGGAGAAACAGGGAACTCAAAAATGATAGCATATCACTCAAAAATGATAGCCCCATTGGTGTCCTGGATGCCGCATGCCTGAGCTATAAAAGCGATGAGAGAACTGCTGAATCAcatgtaacatgtcatcatagttCTGCAAGTAAAAGGAGGAAAATAAGCAGGCCATGA